From the genome of bacterium:
GAGGGCTCCGGCACCATAGAGGCCACGCAGGTGCACATCGCTGCCAAGATGCCGGGGCGGGTTCTGGATGTGCTGGTCGGCTCGGGTGACGAGGTGGTTGCCGGGGCTGTGTTGGTTCGCTTCGACAGGCAGGAAGTGGATGCCCAGGTCGCTCAGGCCGGGGCCGCCGTCTCCGCGGCCCGGGCGCGCCTCTCGCAGGCCGAAGTGGCGCTGCGCGCGCAGCGCCAGCAGTCGCCTGCCACCATCGGTCAGGCAGAGGCCGCGCAGAGCGCTGCTCAGGCCCGGGTTCCACAGGCCAGGGAGGCCGTGGAGCTTCAGCAGGCGCAGTCCGAGCAGCAGATCGCCCAGGCCCAGGCCGCGGTGGCTCAGGCCGAGGCGTCGCTGGCCGCGGCTACGGCCGGCCGTGGGGCTGTGCGGGCAAACCTAAAGAAGGCCGAGGCGGACCTCACTCGTGCCGCGGCGTTGTTCCGGGAGGGTGCGGTGGCCGCCCAGGCAGTGGATGCCGCGCGGGCCGCGGTGGACGTGCTGGCAGCACAGGAGGCCGCGGCCGCGGCCCAGGAGGTGGTCGCGCGCCGGCAGGTCGAGCAGGCGCGCGCGGCGCTGGAACTGGCGCAGGCCGGAGCCCGGCAGACATCCATCCGCCGGCAGGACGTGGTGGTGGCCCAGGCCCAAGAGGCCCAGGCTCAGGCGGCCTACGCCGGCGCGAAGACGGCAAAGGATCTGGTCGCGCAGCGCGAAGCGGAAGTCGCGGTCGCCCGCGCCGCGCTGGCGCAGGCCGAGGCCGTGCTGCGCTACGCGCAGGCCGTGGGGGCCAACTTGATCCTGACATCCCCGATCGGTGGCGTGGCGCTTTCCCGCAGCGTCGAGCCGGGCGAGATCGTCGGAGCCGGAGTACCGGTTCTCACCGTGGCCGACCTGAGCACCGTGTGGATCCGCGTCTACGTGCCCGAGGCCCGCCTGGGCAGGCTGCGCGTTGGGCAGCGCGGCGAGGTGTTCGTGGACGCGTTTCCAGACCGGGCCTTCTCAGGTCGGGTGACCGAGATCGCAAGCCAGGCCGAGTTCACGCCACGTAACGTGGCGACCCAACAGGAGCGCGCCAAGCTGGTGTTCGCGGTGCGCCTGACGCTGGAGAACCCGGAGGGCCTGCTCAAGCCCGGCATGCCGGCCGATGCAAGGATCCACACAGGCACATCGTCGCCGTGAGGCATGCACGCGCCACCTGACGCGGCCGTCACCACCGAGGGCCTGAGCAGGTCGTTCGGCCCGGTCGCCGCCGTTGACCGGATCTCCTTCAGCGTGGCGCCGGGCGAGGTGTTCGGCCTCATCGGTCCGGACGGCGCCGGCAAGACCACCCTGCTGCGCCTGCTGGCCGGGATCCTCGACCCCTCAGAAGGCAGCGCCACGGTCGCCGGTGCCGACGTTCGCACGCAGCCCGAACTGCTCCGCCAGCGGATAGGGTACATGCCCCAGACGTTCGCGCTCTACCGCGACCTGACCGTAGGCGAGAACCTGCATTTCTTCGCCGAGGCCTACCAGGTGCCACGCGGCGAAATTGCTTCACGCACCGAGCGGCTTCTGGCTTTCAGCCGGCTCGGGCCGTTCGTGCGCAAACTGGCGGAGCACCTCTCAGGCGGGATGCGCCAGAAGCTGGCGCTGGCGTGCACATTGATACACGAGCCCCGGCTGCTGTTGCTCGACGAGCCTACGACCGGTGTGGACCCGGTCTCCCGGCGCGAGTTCTGGAGCATTCTCTACGACCTCAACAGTCGGGGCACCACGGTGCTGGTGGCGACGCCCTACATGGACGAGGCGGATCGCTGCACGCGCATTGGCTTCATGTACGGGGGGCGGCTGCTGTCGGTGGCGCCTCCTGAAGGCATGAAGGTGCAGATGCAGGGCGAGGTCCTGGAGATCGTGGCTGAGCCACGCCGCCGCGCGCTGGCGGTCGCGCTCGGCATCAAGGCGGTGCTCACCGGCAGCGTCTTCGGAGACACTCTGCACCTGACCGTGCCCTCCTCCGCCGCGGCCGAGTCCCAGGTGCGCGACGCCTTAGACCGGGCGGGCATCTCGTTGCGGTCGCTGCGCGTGGCCCCTGCTTCACTGGAGGATGTGTTCATCTCGCTTATGAGTCAGGCAGGCCGGTAGGATGCCCCCCGAAGCACCGTTGGCACCCAGGGAGGCTGCGCCGCGCGAGGCCGCGGTCTTGGCGCGCGGGCTGACCAAGCGGTTCGGCGACATGATCGCCGTGAACGGGATCAACCTCGAGATCCACCGCGGTGAGGTCTACGGCTTCCTGGGTCCCAACGGCGCCGGAAAGACCACCACAATCCGCATGCTCTGCGGCATCATGGATCCCACGGCCGGAGAGGCGCGGGTGCTCGGTTTCGACGTGCGCAGCCAACGCGAGACGCTGAAGGCACGCATCGGCTACATGAGCCAGCGGGCCAGCCTATACGCCGACCTTACCGTTGTCGAGCAACTGCGGTTCTACGCCAGGATCTACGGGCTCGACACCCGCGCGACGCGCGAGAAGGTCGGCTCCTGGATCGAGTCATCCGGCTTGGCCGGACGCGACCGTGACCTGGTCTCCACGCTCTCAGGAGGGTGGCGGCAGCGCCTGGCCCTGGGGTGCGCGGTGATGCACCACCCAGACCTGCTGCTGCTGGACGAGCCCACCTCGGGCGTGGATCCGCTGTCGCGCCGGCAGTTCTGGGACCTGATCTACCGGTTCGCCGATGAGGGCACCACCGTTATGGTTACCACCCACTACATGGATGAGGCCGAGCACTGCGACCGGCTGGCGTTCATCTACGGCGGCCGGATCGTCGCCGAGGGCGCGCCCGAGGAGATCAAACGCCGGCACATGCCGGGCCTGCTGTTGCGGGTGGTCTGCCGGGAGTGGATGCGCGCGTTCGACTTCCTCCGCCTCTCACCGCGCGTGCGGAGCGCGGCGCTGTACGGCACCGCGATCCACGTTCTGGTGTCGCGGGCGGAGGGGGCGGGAGAGGCGCAGGAGGCGGCGAAGGCGCAGGAGGCGGCAGAGGCCCTGGCCCGCGACCTTGCCGACGCGGGCATCCGTGTGGATGCGATCGCGCCGATTGCTCCTTCGCTGGAGGACATATTCGTGAGCCTGACCGGCGATGCCCCGGGAGGTGGGCCAGATGGGTAGGCGCCTGGGCGCAATCATCGTCAAGGAGTTTATCCAGCTCGTGCGCGACCCGCGCACGCTGGCGATGGCACTCCTGATGCCTGTGATCCAGTTGCTGCTGTTCGGGTATGCGATCGCCACAGATGTGGAGCGTCTTCCGACAGTTGTCGTTGACCACTCCAGGACGCAGGAGAGCCGCGCGCTGGTGGAGCGATTCGAGGCCAGCCGGTACTTCCTGGTGCGCTACCGGGACGACAGCCTGCGCTCTGCCGAGGACCTGGTCCAACGCGGCAAGGCCCGGGTGATCATCGCGGTCCCTCCGGACTACGCCGACCGGCTGCGCCGCGGCGCCACCGCCCGCGTGGCGGTGATCGTGGACGCCTCCGACCCCCTGGTGGCCCGCACCGCCCTGTCCACGGCCGAGGCCATCGGCCAGGTGACGTCACTGGAGATCGTCGGCCGCATGCTCGGGGGCACCGATGCGCGCGTGCCCGTGGAGGTGCGCACACAGGCCTGGTACAACCCCGACCTGCGCAGCGCCAACTTCATGGTGCCCGGGCTGCTGGCGGTGATTCTACAGTTGATAACGACCCTCCTGACCGCGATCGCAATCGTGCGCGAGCGGGAGCTGGGGACGATCGAGCAGCTCGTGGTCACGCCGATACGGAAGGGCGAGCTGATGCTGGGGAAGATCTTGCCCTACGTGATCCTGGGCTACGTTGACATCACGCTGGCCCTGCTGGTGGCGGCCTACTGGTTTGAGGTGCCTATACGCGGCAGTCTGCTGCTGCTCTATTCGGTCACGGTCTTCTTCTACTTCTCAACGCTCGGGTTGGGGATACTGGTTTCCACCATTTCGCGCACCCAGCGCCAGGCGATGCAGGGCGCGTTCTTCATCTTCCTGCCCTCTATTCTGATCTCGGGCTTCATGTTCCCGCGCGAGGGGATGCCGGTCTTCATCCAGTGGCTCGGCTACGCGCTGCCGATCACATACTACCTGGTGATCGTGCGGGGGATCATTCTCAAGGGGGTAGGCCTCGTGGCCCTTTGGGACCAGATCGTGCCTATGGCGCTGCTGGGTGCGGCGTTCTTTGCGGTGAGCGTGGCGAGGTTCCAGAAGAAGCTGGAGTAGGGGGGCGTGTGGGCGATGTCGTAGGGGCGATTGACACAACCTTGGATGAGGGGTACCATCAAAGACGGCGACGCGGGGTGGAGCAGTCCGGTAGCTCGTCGGGCTCATAACCCGAAGGTCGGAGGTTCAAATCCTCCCCCCGCTACCAAGTTCCAATACGGGCAGGGCGCGAGTTTCGGCTCGCGCCCTGCCTGCTTGTTTGGGTCTATGTGTGGATAATCGATCTGTCATCTTCCCAAAAGCCCTCTACGTGCCTGTCGCGCTTCTCTCTCGCAGGAAAGAGACGCCTCTGCATCGCGCACGTTTGGAGGGATTGTGAGTACTTGGGCATAACCTTCCTTCAGGATCAGGATGCTGAACATGTCGCCATTCTGTAGCCATAAGTACGCCAGCTTTCGCCCATGCCGGTCGCGGGCTTGAACGTCTAGCTCAAGCCCCACCTTTCTGTTCCCCCCGACGCCTACACGAGGATTGGTGGTCCGCACGCAAGAAGGCTGATGTGCTCATACGCCCGCTTCGCAGGGAGAGCCTGGAGGGGAACCGCACTGGGCCCTCCAACTGAAGGAATGCGGAAACTAACAATTGAACTAGGATCAGTGTAGTGACTCGCGGGCCCCAAGAGATTCCCAGCGGTGGTACAGGAGGGGAGCAACGGACTATGCCAAGGTTCGCCAGATTGGTTCTCTTTGTTACTTCGGTCGTGCTTGCCGCGTCGCTGCTCTGCACGGCGGGGCCGGGTGCCGCGCAAACCCGTCGCGGTGGCATCCTTCGTCATGCCCATATTGGTGAGCCTCTAACCCTTGATCTGCACTGGACCACGGCGGCCGTTCCCCAAGACATTGGAGTGCACATCTACGAGGGGCTCTTCGCCCTGAACGCAGCCTATGAACCCCGCCCATTGCTCCTGGAGAGCTGGAAGCTCAGCGCCAATCGGCTGGTCTACACGTTCCGTTTGCGCCAGGGTGTACAGTTTCATCACGGCCGCGAGTTGGTGGCTGACGATGTGGTTGCGTCGCTGGCGCGCTGGGGTCGGTTGGCGGCTCGAGGGCGCGAGCTATTCCGCGACACGGTCTCACTAACCGCCACCGATCGATACTTGGTCGAGTTGCGACTCCGCGATCCCAACGCCCTGGTACCCTTGATTCTAAGCTGGCCGACCCAGGGCGCCGTGATCTACCCGAAAGAGGTTGTGGATGAGGCCGGGACGGGCATGGTCCGCCGTTTCATAGGTACTGGCCCGTATCGGTTTGTAGAGCATATTCCTGACCGCCACATACGGCTTGACCGCTTTGACCAGTACAAGCCGGTCGATGAGGCCCCCAGCGGCATGGCTGGCCGGCGGGAGGCGTACCTCGATACGATCTTCTTCCTGCCGATTCCCGATCCGGCTGTGCGGGTGGCGGGGACCATTCGCGGCGAGTTTCAATTCGCCGACACGATTCCCCCCGATGAGTACAATCGGCTTCGCGAAACCCGCGGGATCGCACCCCATGTGATCCCAGTGGCGAATTGGCACGGGTTTGTCTTCAATCATCGGGAAGGACTGATGAAGGACAAGCGCATTAGGCATGCGTTCTTGGCCGCACTGGATACTGAGGCGCTGATGCGGGGAGTCTACGGCCCCCGGCAGTTCTGGCGTACCGGCCCAAGCCTGATGCCAAAAGAACACCCCATGTGGACCGACGCCGGGCGGGAATTCTACAACCAAAGGAATCCGGAGAAGGCACGGCAACTCCTCGCGGGGGCAGGCTATCAGGGGCAGCCGGTTCGATGGCTCGTGGCAGGTGATCAAGCACCACACATTGACTCAGCAACCATTGCGAAGAGCCAGCTTGAGCGCGCGGGGTTTGTGATCGACCTGCAGACGACCGATCTGGCAACAGTTGTCTCGCGACGAGTGCGCCCGGAACTTTGGGATGTCTTTACTACACGCTTCACCTTCGTGCCGGATCCAGTACTCTTGACCTTCCTGCAGCCGGGATGGCCAGGGTGGTACGAGAATCGGGAGGTAACAGGACTCCTTAGTCTCTTGAGGCGTCACGTTGATCCCAAGGTCAGAAGAGAGCTATGGCAACGCGCGCAGCGGATGCTTTACGAGGACGCCGCGACCGTCAGGCTGGGGGACTACTTCCTTCTGCACGTCCTACGGGATGAGGTGAAAGGATACGCCGGCGTTCCGGGCACCTTCTACTGGAATGTCTGGCTTGAGAGGCGGTAGCGCGGACCATTTCGCGCGAGGGGTCACCCAGTATGAGTGAACCATGAGTGGGCCCAACGAGCCAGGCCACCGGTACCGGATGTGGGGAGGTAGATTCAAGGATCAGCCGGATCCGCGACTCAGCGCGCTCCTTACCGCGCCCCCAGTGAGCCGGCACCTGCTGCGATGGGATCTTCTGGGCAGCATTGCACACGTGGTGTCGCTGGGAGAAGCCAAGGCCATCCCGTTGACGGAAGCGACTGGGCTCGTGTGTGCGCTCCGACAGATGCTGGCCGAGGCGGATGCCGGCCTGCTGATCCCCTCCGACGAGCACGAGGATGTGCACACGTTCATCGAGGCTACGCTGACGTCCCGACTCGGGATATCCGCAGGATGGTTGCAGACCGGACGCAGTCGGAACGACCAAGTGGTTACGGCATTCCGCCTCCTCCTCAAAGACCTTATCCGCCGCTTGGCGCGAGGCATCAGTTCACTCCAGCGGATCCTGTTGCGCCGCGTGGACGAGGTTGGGGACGTGGCGCTTCCCGGCTATACTCATCTGCAGCGGGCCCAGCCAGTGCTGCTATCGCACCACTGGCTCGCGTACTTCTGGATGCTTCTGCGAGACATCGAGCGGCTCCAGAGTGCCTATAGGCACGTTGACGTGTGTCCATTGGGTTCTGGAGCCATCGCAGGGACCGGCTTCCCGGTTGATCGGGTCCGGCAGGCAGAACTCCTGGGGTTTGCACAGGCGAGCGAGAACAGCGTCGATGCCACCGGCAATCGCGATTTCGCCTTCGAGGCAGTCGCGTGCGTATCCTGTTTCCTGATAAACCTCTCGCGATGGGCCGAGGAGCTCATAATCTGGGCATCCCAGGAGTTCGGTTTCATCGGTCTGCCGGATGCGATCACGGCCGGAAGCAGCCTGATGCCTCAGAAGCGGAACCCTGATCTTCTTGAACTTGCGCGCGCCCAGGCCGGGGTCGGTTTGGGTCAACTTGTGGTGCTGGCAACAGTCCTCAAGGGCGTGCCGCCCGCATACAACCTTGACCTTCGCGAAGACAAGACCCCAACACTTGCCGCGTTCCGCGCCGGCGAAGTGGCCGTGGGCGCCATGAGCCTGGTAGTCGAGCGGCTCATAGTGCGTCGCGATCGGATGGAGGCGGCACTGCACGGAGGTTTCCTGACCGCGACCGAGGTTGCCGACTACCTGGTACGTCGCGGTGTGCCATTCCGCGAAGCCCACCGCCTTGCTGGACAGGTGGTTCTGAGAGCGGAGGATGACGGCCGGGAGTTGTGGGAGATGCCACTTGGGACCCTCAAACAAGTGTCACCCCACTTCGAGGCCGATGTCCTGTCGGCGGTGTCAATCGAGGGCGCTCTCGCAGCCAAGGATGTGCCGGGAGGCACGGCGCCAATCCGGGTGGCGCAATCGCTGGCCGTAGCCCGGGAGGCATTGGCTGTATGCCGCGGGTGGCTTGATCAAGCAGACGCTGATCAGCAGGCGGTGGAGAAGCGGCTCCTGACGGCACCTCTTGCGTAGTCGGTGCTCCCCCATCCGACATAGACAGGGGCGAGCACCGCACAGCAAGGTGGCTACCCGCTACCGGCAGACAGGTCGATCGTGCTGACCCGCATATCCCACGCCTGCTCGCGATGGCCATTCCGCTGCCCGGTCCGATCGCCGGTCCGCTCACACCGTTCCGCCCCCACGCGCTGAGCGACCTCGAGCTCCATCAGCGCCTGGCTGAGGACGCGGACGCCCTCTCGGGTCTCTCTGCTATATCCCTAGGACGATTTCGAGGGCCGAGTCGAAGGTGTCGCCCGCGAGTGTGCGGAGACCGCGATCGAATGTGGCCAACACGGCTTTGCGGCGACCCGCCAATGCCAGGAGGTAGGCGTCGGTGAGTTGCCGGTAGCCGTGCAACCCAGGTTCCATTACCCTGACGGCAGCCGGCACTTGGAGGCTCTCCGTCCAGAACTCGTGAGCCGGGTGCTTCAGGTTCTTAGCAAGTAGCGCGACCGCCTCGGCCGGCGTGAGAGCGTCGCGTGAGAAGGCGGGGTTGGAGACGATTCGAATGAAGCCGAGCTGTGTGAGCGGGCATGTCGCCCAGTGGGCATTCGCACGAGCGCGAAACCATCGATGGGCGGCCTCGTGGTGTTCGTGCGCCGGCCAAAGCAGTGCCGTCAGGATGTTGATGTCGAGGAGTGCCGTCTTCACGGAAGTTCTTCGCGAAGGCGGTCGACAAGCGCCGCCGTGACTGTGGGGGATCGCCGATTCAGGCGGACCACGTGAAGCCCGTTCCGATCCTCGGTCACAAGAGAGCGCTCAGCCGCCTGCCTG
Proteins encoded in this window:
- a CDS encoding ABC transporter ATP-binding protein, whose translation is MPPEAPLAPREAAPREAAVLARGLTKRFGDMIAVNGINLEIHRGEVYGFLGPNGAGKTTTIRMLCGIMDPTAGEARVLGFDVRSQRETLKARIGYMSQRASLYADLTVVEQLRFYARIYGLDTRATREKVGSWIESSGLAGRDRDLVSTLSGGWRQRLALGCAVMHHPDLLLLDEPTSGVDPLSRRQFWDLIYRFADEGTTVMVTTHYMDEAEHCDRLAFIYGGRIVAEGAPEEIKRRHMPGLLLRVVCREWMRAFDFLRLSPRVRSAALYGTAIHVLVSRAEGAGEAQEAAKAQEAAEALARDLADAGIRVDAIAPIAPSLEDIFVSLTGDAPGGGPDG
- a CDS encoding efflux RND transporter periplasmic adaptor subunit; the protein is MVTLHGRRVPLVPLVLVAALAAYGAAQYLAGRNAVNSTIIEGSGTIEATQVHIAAKMPGRVLDVLVGSGDEVVAGAVLVRFDRQEVDAQVAQAGAAVSAARARLSQAEVALRAQRQQSPATIGQAEAAQSAAQARVPQAREAVELQQAQSEQQIAQAQAAVAQAEASLAAATAGRGAVRANLKKAEADLTRAAALFREGAVAAQAVDAARAAVDVLAAQEAAAAAQEVVARRQVEQARAALELAQAGARQTSIRRQDVVVAQAQEAQAQAAYAGAKTAKDLVAQREAEVAVARAALAQAEAVLRYAQAVGANLILTSPIGGVALSRSVEPGEIVGAGVPVLTVADLSTVWIRVYVPEARLGRLRVGQRGEVFVDAFPDRAFSGRVTEIASQAEFTPRNVATQQERAKLVFAVRLTLENPEGLLKPGMPADARIHTGTSSP
- the argH gene encoding argininosuccinate lyase; amino-acid sequence: MSGPNEPGHRYRMWGGRFKDQPDPRLSALLTAPPVSRHLLRWDLLGSIAHVVSLGEAKAIPLTEATGLVCALRQMLAEADAGLLIPSDEHEDVHTFIEATLTSRLGISAGWLQTGRSRNDQVVTAFRLLLKDLIRRLARGISSLQRILLRRVDEVGDVALPGYTHLQRAQPVLLSHHWLAYFWMLLRDIERLQSAYRHVDVCPLGSGAIAGTGFPVDRVRQAELLGFAQASENSVDATGNRDFAFEAVACVSCFLINLSRWAEELIIWASQEFGFIGLPDAITAGSSLMPQKRNPDLLELARAQAGVGLGQLVVLATVLKGVPPAYNLDLREDKTPTLAAFRAGEVAVGAMSLVVERLIVRRDRMEAALHGGFLTATEVADYLVRRGVPFREAHRLAGQVVLRAEDDGRELWEMPLGTLKQVSPHFEADVLSAVSIEGALAAKDVPGGTAPIRVAQSLAVAREALAVCRGWLDQADADQQAVEKRLLTAPLA
- a CDS encoding VapC toxin family PIN domain ribonuclease — its product is MKTALLDINILTALLWPAHEHHEAAHRWFRARANAHWATCPLTQLGFIRIVSNPAFSRDALTPAEAVALLAKNLKHPAHEFWTESLQVPAAVRVMEPGLHGYRQLTDAYLLALAGRRKAVLATFDRGLRTLAGDTFDSALEIVLGI
- a CDS encoding ABC transporter permease; translation: MGRRLGAIIVKEFIQLVRDPRTLAMALLMPVIQLLLFGYAIATDVERLPTVVVDHSRTQESRALVERFEASRYFLVRYRDDSLRSAEDLVQRGKARVIIAVPPDYADRLRRGATARVAVIVDASDPLVARTALSTAEAIGQVTSLEIVGRMLGGTDARVPVEVRTQAWYNPDLRSANFMVPGLLAVILQLITTLLTAIAIVRERELGTIEQLVVTPIRKGELMLGKILPYVILGYVDITLALLVAAYWFEVPIRGSLLLLYSVTVFFYFSTLGLGILVSTISRTQRQAMQGAFFIFLPSILISGFMFPREGMPVFIQWLGYALPITYYLVIVRGIILKGVGLVALWDQIVPMALLGAAFFAVSVARFQKKLE
- a CDS encoding thermonuclease family protein, with the translated sequence MRTTNPRVGVGGNRKVGLELDVQARDRHGRKLAYLWLQNGDMFSILILKEGYAQVLTIPPNVRDAEASLSCEREARQARRGLLGR
- a CDS encoding ABC transporter ATP-binding protein, with amino-acid sequence MHAPPDAAVTTEGLSRSFGPVAAVDRISFSVAPGEVFGLIGPDGAGKTTLLRLLAGILDPSEGSATVAGADVRTQPELLRQRIGYMPQTFALYRDLTVGENLHFFAEAYQVPRGEIASRTERLLAFSRLGPFVRKLAEHLSGGMRQKLALACTLIHEPRLLLLDEPTTGVDPVSRREFWSILYDLNSRGTTVLVATPYMDEADRCTRIGFMYGGRLLSVAPPEGMKVQMQGEVLEIVAEPRRRALAVALGIKAVLTGSVFGDTLHLTVPSSAAAESQVRDALDRAGISLRSLRVAPASLEDVFISLMSQAGR
- a CDS encoding ABC transporter substrate-binding protein, translating into MPRFARLVLFVTSVVLAASLLCTAGPGAAQTRRGGILRHAHIGEPLTLDLHWTTAAVPQDIGVHIYEGLFALNAAYEPRPLLLESWKLSANRLVYTFRLRQGVQFHHGRELVADDVVASLARWGRLAARGRELFRDTVSLTATDRYLVELRLRDPNALVPLILSWPTQGAVIYPKEVVDEAGTGMVRRFIGTGPYRFVEHIPDRHIRLDRFDQYKPVDEAPSGMAGRREAYLDTIFFLPIPDPAVRVAGTIRGEFQFADTIPPDEYNRLRETRGIAPHVIPVANWHGFVFNHREGLMKDKRIRHAFLAALDTEALMRGVYGPRQFWRTGPSLMPKEHPMWTDAGREFYNQRNPEKARQLLAGAGYQGQPVRWLVAGDQAPHIDSATIAKSQLERAGFVIDLQTTDLATVVSRRVRPELWDVFTTRFTFVPDPVLLTFLQPGWPGWYENREVTGLLSLLRRHVDPKVRRELWQRAQRMLYEDAATVRLGDYFLLHVLRDEVKGYAGVPGTFYWNVWLERR